The Thunnus thynnus chromosome 22, fThuThy2.1, whole genome shotgun sequence genome includes a window with the following:
- the wrap53 gene encoding telomerase Cajal body protein 1 — MSDSAGNGESGGVAGAGQDSEADNEPPQQAPPLPEGDSLKEGDTLEEEAPKSAKRPRLSEEDQGLEQVAKLVEMHGGTPAQRAPLQSEEGGRGVQEVTASEEGEEECRQNGDGGHDASLGEGETKPEEEHNGNGSADSPSEEQHLGLDFTQNPQMLTGSWTEYSNFPENYLKGCKWAPDGSCILTNSADNVLRVYNLPPEIYSYNWDSIPEMSPALRMAEGDTIYDYCWYPKMNSLDPDTCFLASSSRDNPVHVWDAFYGEVRASFRPYNHLDELTTAHSLCFSPDGTQLYCGFDKTVRVFYTERPGRDCEERPTVVKKQGQSGIISCFGFSPCQSVYACGSYSRCAGLYSCQDGTLLALLPTLHHGGLTHLLFSPDGNYLYTGGRKDPEILCWDLREPSKVVFSLKRNVATNQRIYFDLDLSGRYLLSGDTEGVVSVWDTQTAPPDGNEELLQPQLRFQAHWDCTNGISIHPFMPLLATSSGQRQFPWPSDSDGDSGSDGEGGEAVMSTQGSRQDNTMRLWWAGPLGPASEGNQEENTAAAEA; from the exons ATGTCTGATTCGGCTGGAAATGGTGAAAGTGGAGGTGTGGCAGGCGCAGGGCAGGACTCAGAAGCAGACAATGAGCCCCCTCAACAGGCGCCACCTTTACCTGAAGGCGACAGCTTAAAGGAAGGGGACACTTTGGAGGAAGAAGCCCCAAAGTCTGCGAAGCGGCCCAGGCTGAGCGAGGAGGACCAGGGGCTGGAGCAGGTTGCTAAGCTCGTGGAGATGCATGGAGGAACACCAGCACAAA GAGCACCCCTACAATCTGAAGAGGGTGGTCGAGGGGTGCAGGAGGTGACTGCGAGCGAGGAAGGTGAGGAGGAATGCCGTCAGAACGGAGACGGAGGTCATGATGCCTCTTTAGGGGAAGGAGAGACGAAACCAGAGGAGGAGCACAACGGTAACGGATCTGCAGACAGCCCCAGTGAAGAACAGCA CCTTGGCTTAGATTTCACCCAGAACCCCCAGATGCTGACTGGTTCATGGACTGAATACTCCAACTTTCCAGAGAATTACCTCAAAGGCTGCAAATG GGCCCCCGATGGTTCCTGTATCCTGACTAACAGTGCAGATAACGTGCTTCGCGTGTACAACCTCCCTCCTGAGATTTACAGCTACAACTGGGATTCGATTCCTGAGATG AGTCCAGCGCTGAGGATGGCAGAGGGAGACACCATCTACGACTACTGCTGGTACCCCAAGATGAACTCTCTGGACCCGGACACATGCTT TCTGGCCAGCAGTAGCCGTGACAACCCAGTCCACGTGTGGGATGCATTTTACGGGGAGGTGCGAGCCAGTTTCCGGCCCTACAATCACCTGGACGAGCTGACCACAGCCCACTCCCTCTGCTTCTCCCCCGACGGCACGCAGCTCTACTGCGGCTTCGACAAAACTGTCAGGGTCTTTTACACTGAGCGTCCCGGAAGAGACTGTGAGGAGCGACCCACCGTAG TGAAGAAGCAGGGCCAAAGTGGCATCATCTCCTGCTTTGGCTTCAGCCCTTGCCAGTCTGTTTACGCCTGTGGCTCTTACTCCCGCTGCGCTGGCCTCTACTCCTGCCAAGACGGCACCCTGCTGGCTCTGCTGCCGACCCTCCACCACGGAGGCCTCACCCATCTGCTCTTCTCCCCTGACGGCAACTACCTGTACACCGGCGGGCGCAAG gatccGGAGATCCTGTGCTGGGACCTAAGGGAGCCCAGCAAGGTTGTGTTTTCACTCAAGAGGAACGTTGCAACTAACCAGCGCATCTACTTTGACCTAGACTT gtCAGGCAGGTACCTGCTGAGCGGGGACACAGAGGGAGTGGTGTCAGTATGGGACACCCAGACTGCTCCTCCCGACGGTAACGAGGAGCTACTGCAACCTCAGCTCAGGTTCCAGGCCCATTGGGACTGCACCAATGGCATCAG TATTCACCCCTTCATGCCATTGTTGGCGACGTCCAGCGGGCAGCGCCAGTTCCCGTGGCCCAGCGATAGCGACGGTGACTCCGGCTCCGACGGCGAAGGAGGTGAAGCCGTGATGTCGACGCAGGGGAGCCGACAAGACAACACCATGAGGCTGTGGTGGGCCGGACCGCTGGGCCCTGCCTCAGAGGGGAACCAGGAGGAGAATACAGCTGCGGCGGAGGCCTGA